TGCCTAGGCTCACCAGACAATCTAAGGTCTTTTTTCATTTGCGCCATTAACCTATTGGTATGACGATCTGGATCCATAATTTTAATCTGATTGAACCGCTCCTGTCTTTGAAGTTTTGCATTACGCTCTGATAGCTCTAATATTCTTTTTTTATCTCCTAGTTTAGGAATCGTAATTTTCACATCTTGTTCTACCGCAACAAGAAAAGGCACGTATATTTCTTTGGTCAAGGATTTAAATCTTTGCCTAATTTCTACTATAGCCATTGCTAACAAATCAACATCTAATTCATCTAGTTTTTTCTTGATTTCTAACGTATGAGACCTTATTATAGACCCATGTGATAGCTGTAAATAATTAACGTACGCAAAAGATTCATCTGATATTATTGAAAAAACATCTACATTATTAATTTTTGGATTAACAATCGTTGTTCTTACTTGGTAATTTTCAAGAACAGCTACTTTCTCCTTTATATCTTGCGCTTCTTCAAACCGCATTTCTTCTGCAAAAATCTTCATTTGGTTTTTAAAATACTGAAGTGATGACTTAAAGTTACCTTTCAAAATTTCCCGTATCTCCTGTATCTGCCTATGGTACTCTTCAACATCTTGATAATCCTCACAAGGTCCTTTGCAGTTTTTAAGATGGTATTCTAGGCAAACTTTATACTTACCCGATTCTATTTTTTCTTTTGACAAGTCATAATTACACGTTCGTAAAGGGTACACACTTTTGATTAAATCTAAAAGCGTCTTAACCGTTTTCATACTTGTGTATGGTCCAAAATATTCCGATCCGTCCTTTATATGTCTTCTGGTTGGGAAAATCCTGGGGAAACGTTCATTTTTTATACAAATCCAAGGATATGATTTATCATCCTTTAATAGTACATTATATCGAGGCTGATATTTCTTGATTAAATTGTTCTCTAAAAGAAGTGCATCAGATTCTGTAGGAACTACAATATGCTTAATACTTCTAATCTTTTTTACTAAAACCCTTGTCTTACCAATTTCATGGTTTTTAGTAAAATAGGAGCTTACTCTTTTCTTTAAATTTTTTGCCTTTCCAACATATAAAATTTTATCTTCAGCATCATAAAACTGATATACCCCTGGATTATTAGGCAGTGTACTTAGCTGTAATTCTAAAGAAGGTTCTTGCATTAAATTAATCTGAAAATTTGATCTACCTATTAAGAAGGTAAAATTACTTTGTTTTTAGCAAAAGCTATAGTTTTTAAAAGATTTTAACTTGAAATACGGAACATTAGAAATTATGCTAAGAGATGTATTTCTTAAATTAAGAAACTGTAAAATGACAATCTAAAAATAAAAGGCGAAAATCCTATTGGATACATTTCTTATAAATTGCATTAAAAATTTGATTATCACTAATTTATATACTATTTTTAAGAAGTAAAATTTTCCTACAATTCCTACAAAATCATAAATTTTCACAAAAAAAGTGCATTTCATCGATTTATTGGTGCACTTAGAAGAATTCTATTGTTTTTTTATTTACATTTAGGATATAGAAAATTAATATTGGTATGGACAATTACATTATAACCTTAGGAACATATTTAATTTTGATGCTTTTTTTCAAAATATATGTAGCTGTTTCAGCCAAAGAATAGGTGTCGAATTAAAATAAATTATTGCGTACTAATTAAGATTTTACATGGATAAAAAAAATCTTAGGTTATTGTACACTGCTAAACGCGAGAAACTATCTCCTGAAGAAATCATAGAGGACAGTATTTCTATTGCAAACAAGCTACTTCAACTTCCCATTTGGACTAAAAATAATTTTCACTTATACCTATCGATCTCAGAAAAGAAAGAGATAGATACTAGTTTTATACTTTCTATTTTACAAGGGAAAGATAAAAATGTCATTTTATCTAAAATGACAGCTTCAAATTCACTTCAACATTTTCTACTCACCGATAATACCTTTCTGAAGAAAAATAAATGGAATGTGCCTGAACCTGTAGGCGGCATAGAAATTGCCACAGCTACAATAGACGTGGTATTTGTGCCTTTACTCGCTTTTGACACCCTAGGAAATAGAGTAGGCTACGGAAAAGGGTATTATGATAAATTTTTAGCTGAATGCAAGCCAGACTGTATAAAAATTGGACTTTCCTTTTTTGATGTCTCTGAAAATATTACCGATATTCTACCCACCGATATTTCATTGGACTATTGCGTAACACCCGCTAAAACCTATCAGTTTTAAAGGTTTAAATTTTAAGCCTCTAAAACTTCAACATTCTCTTCTTCTTCCGTTTTAGAAAATGCCTTTTTATTAAAAACAAGCAAGATGCCCACTCCTGTACTAATTGCCATATCTGCAATATTAAATACAGGCTCAAAGAAACTAAAGGTATTACCTCCAAAATAAGGAACCCATTCTGGCCATACCGCATTCTCTATAAATGGAAAATGAAGCATATCTACTACTTTACCATGAAAAACACTCCCATAAGGATTACCAGAAAAAGCTGTGGCAAGCTCTCCGCCATAAACACTTTCACTAAAAATCATCCCATAAAAAACAGAATCTATAATATTTCCTAAAGCTCCTGCAAAAATTAAAGAAACGGCAATGGCTAAAGTATTCGATAAATTTTTCCTCACAGTATCATACAACCAGTATCCAATACCTACTACAGCAAATAATCTAAAAACAGTTAAGATTAACTTCCCAGTTTCTTCTGAAATAGGTAAAAAATCACTGATCTTGGTTCCCCAAGCAGCACCTGAGTTCTCTATAAACACAAATTTAAACCAACTAAAAACCTCAAGGGTTTCATTATAGGTGAAATGTGTTTTCACATATATTTTACTTATTTGATCTACAACTAAGATAATTAAAACTAGTACTATTGATTTCTTTAAACTCATGCTTACTTTATAAACGTGCTGCAAAAATAGTTATATTAATTGATTTTCTTGAGATGTATATTTCCTGTGACAGATTTCAAATCATATACCTTATTCCCAAGAGGAATATCTTCGGATTCTAGCTTTCCATATTTGGTAGCTGCACGTACCTTCCCTGCTTTTGCATACAATGTTATGGTACCACTTTGCGTTTTCACAGACGTATCTAAACCCGTATTGTTAAGAACACAATTTCCGTCATTCAAGGAGACCTCCAAATTGCTATAGAATCCTGAAATATTTACATTGCTAGACCCCCCAAACAATCTTACTTTTAAATGTTCTGGTAAGCTAATGTGTAATGAAATGGAAACTACTTTATGAGCGCTTAACTTATCATTAGGCGCTTCAAAATTTAAATTAAATCCCGTATCAATCAAAAGAGTAGTGCCTTCTTCGTGCATATTTAGAATAAGCTTATCGCTATATTCCCCTGCCATTTTTGCTTCAACTATTACCTTATTTGTTTTTGTAGTTTTAACAAACACAGCATAACACTTGCTAGCATCTATTTCTATAGCCGTATCTGCAGTATTAAAGATAGTTTTTTGAACTATCTTTTGAGCATTAGATTGCTGCAGCGCTATTAACAAAAAAATACAACAAAGTACTTTCATTTTAAATTTCATATAAACAAAAAAAACCTATGTCAATGTACTCTTAAAGCAACACTAGACACAGGTTTTATATTTTGATTGAAGAAAAAATTACTGCATGTTCTTAGCCTCGATACTTAAGGTAGCATGCGGAACTAATTTTAACCGCTCTTTATTAATTAATTTACCAGTAACTCTACAAACACCATATGTCTTATTCTCAATACGAAGCATAGCATTTTTTAAATCGCGAATAAACTTCTCCTGACGAATTGCTAATTGGGTATTAGCTTCTTTACTCATCGTAGCAGAACCCTCTTCAAAAGCTTTAAATGTAGGCGAAGTATCATCCGTACCATTATCGCCATCATTCATATATGAACTTTTCAAAAGCTCTAAATGGCTTTTCGCTTTTTCAATTTTTTCCGATATAAGTACTTTAAATTCTGCTAAGTCTTTATCAGAGTATCTAACTTTTAAATCTTCAACCATAGTTTTTAGTGTTTTTGGATAAACAATTTGGTGTTTACCTCATCAAAGGCAATATCTATACCGTTTTTTAATTCTTCTTCAAAACTTAGCTCAGCAGTTAATGTTTCTGTTTTAATATAATCTAAATTACATTTTACAGCTTCTTCTACCAAATCGTTTTTTAAAATTTTTACTTCTATTTTATCAGTTACTTCAAAACCAGAATCTTTTCTTAAATTCTGAATTCTATTTACCAATTCTCTAGCAATACCTTCTTTTCTTAAGTCATCATCAATAGTAACATCAAGTGCAACCGTTATAGGCCCTGAAGTTGCTACTAACCAACCTTCAATATCTTGTGAAGAAATCTCCACGTCTTGCAGCTGTAAAATACTACTTTTATTATTAATTTCAATTGAAATTTCGCCCTGTTGCTCAATTTTTTGAATATCCTCTTGCGTAAATTTAGCTACTTCACTGGCAACCAGCTTCATATCTTTGCCAAATTTTGGACCTAAAACTTTAAAATTTGGCTTTATTTGTTTCACTAATATTCCAGAAGCATCATCTAAGAGCTCAATTTCCTTTACATTTACTTCAGATTTAATTAAATCTGATACCGCCAAGATTTCATTTCTCTGTTTTTCGTCTAATACAGGAATCATAATTTTCTGTAATGGCTGTCTCACTTTTATCTTTTCTTTCTGACGAATAGAAAGTACTAAAGATGATATTGTCTGCGCCTTTGCCATTTTACTCTCCAATTCTTTATTTACGATATTTTCATCATAAACTGGGAAGTCGGCCAAATGTACACTT
This genomic stretch from Cellulophaga algicola DSM 14237 harbors:
- a CDS encoding TraR/DksA family transcriptional regulator, with product MVEDLKVRYSDKDLAEFKVLISEKIEKAKSHLELLKSSYMNDGDNGTDDTSPTFKAFEEGSATMSKEANTQLAIRQEKFIRDLKNAMLRIENKTYGVCRVTGKLINKERLKLVPHATLSIEAKNMQ
- a CDS encoding lipoprotein signal peptidase: MSLKKSIVLVLIILVVDQISKIYVKTHFTYNETLEVFSWFKFVFIENSGAAWGTKISDFLPISEETGKLILTVFRLFAVVGIGYWLYDTVRKNLSNTLAIAVSLIFAGALGNIIDSVFYGMIFSESVYGGELATAFSGNPYGSVFHGKVVDMLHFPFIENAVWPEWVPYFGGNTFSFFEPVFNIADMAISTGVGILLVFNKKAFSKTEEEENVEVLEA
- the uvrC gene encoding excinuclease ABC subunit UvrC produces the protein MQEPSLELQLSTLPNNPGVYQFYDAEDKILYVGKAKNLKKRVSSYFTKNHEIGKTRVLVKKIRSIKHIVVPTESDALLLENNLIKKYQPRYNVLLKDDKSYPWICIKNERFPRIFPTRRHIKDGSEYFGPYTSMKTVKTLLDLIKSVYPLRTCNYDLSKEKIESGKYKVCLEYHLKNCKGPCEDYQDVEEYHRQIQEIREILKGNFKSSLQYFKNQMKIFAEEMRFEEAQDIKEKVAVLENYQVRTTIVNPKINNVDVFSIISDESFAYVNYLQLSHGSIIRSHTLEIKKKLDELDVDLLAMAIVEIRQRFKSLTKEIYVPFLVAVEQDVKITIPKLGDKKRILELSERNAKLQRQERFNQIKIMDPDRHTNRLMAQMKKDLRLSGEPRHIECFDNSNIQGTNPVAACVVFKDGKPSKKEYRHYNIKTVDGPDDFASMEEVVFRRYKRLLEEGDPLPQLIVIDGGKGQLSSALKSLDLLGLRGKIAIIGIAKRLEEIYFPGDSIPLYLDKKSESLKVIQFLRNEAHRFGITFHRNKRSAGAISSELETIEGIGGKTIEDLLKKFKSVKRIKEASLEHLAETIGMARAKKIYENFH
- a CDS encoding 5-formyltetrahydrofolate cyclo-ligase, which produces MDKKNLRLLYTAKREKLSPEEIIEDSISIANKLLQLPIWTKNNFHLYLSISEKKEIDTSFILSILQGKDKNVILSKMTASNSLQHFLLTDNTFLKKNKWNVPEPVGGIEIATATIDVVFVPLLAFDTLGNRVGYGKGYYDKFLAECKPDCIKIGLSFFDVSENITDILPTDISLDYCVTPAKTYQF